The following are encoded together in the Diachasmimorpha longicaudata isolate KC_UGA_2023 chromosome 3, iyDiaLong2, whole genome shotgun sequence genome:
- the LOC135160575 gene encoding protein pigeon, producing MAENLAAKLYGLLQGDAVKAEQWKLLGQERDCSLLIGWIEENSPRHSVIGHYDRGKDTLQVLHHFPSIVNIVQASINQSHTLLGYVVKDLTSDSQLPTSSDDPPESYNSFILELTSGKIHDLQSNTPKQVRIQFLYKQKPHNLEKFLVLIHHETITMYTATLIPSNPEIQDLKSETIVRTFLWAQWDATNQVLYHIHNRRPQVSVITEDDDEPLPKPSSSPTLSGLQFHDELPHETVLNIPLNLPQLPTSGSCGTYEDDVIPLRVHDCSLDLIVISDSRGMVCVCHHYLYRPIQPPQHMLDATLSDSNTVHFAYSVTLLHHSCVIHCVIPGIPWSQAKLMRPTFCIADGGDYMIVIVQGFFTHLLEIGVTHDPSCHILCGPLSTIPEASSYLVPLLTLPTTSYNLKGKKGFLAGREAISNTLTIDLPTLDLVPLDISPDFLIETFTRETSVHGRLGVIHYFMCHRHDFEAVANLFSIISDKPKSLNVVQFMQEILIGGSYSIVQRNLLPDAVPLLSLLPVTTVKDYSSYEVKINNLGITLSHEKLWNTSVMLLSPQQRLVPYRSDLWTKLWDNLGKRSESKPRFNPSQITDKLLVSLACYQPEALSRCSTPMSPSGGLVLATSSASALASTLATASSPFGEHLMSNRANKMLDAALPFVEMENCTASRQEHVVSVNLRELSMYLLKHATNTPATSYVSSTSLQVHAVATRYVAAQLESSRTLCQMLARAASVDPRLEQERGFMLIEQLDEARRGLLFSLMERYRYAIEIMAFPVPQGFSSFFTYLGYRCLRYSMFLQYVERAVFELQVDVAKIIMADIGDTKETVIKKLHLLSLLPRSRAKRLLNQWLHPASFMLRAREHATNILSGEVCQNRGRTSQHCHRHNGLAAFPSADRLSPLDTFLDLLTAKASLTELDFGLLIEATVTSTEDFL from the exons ATGGCTGAGAATCTCGCGGCGAAGCTCTATGGATTATTGCAGGGGGATGCTGTCAAAG CTGAGCAGTGGAAACTCCTGGGACAGGAGCGGGACTGCTCCCTCCTGATTGGCTGGATCGAGGAGAACTCACCCCGGCACTCGGTAATCGGTCACTATGACCGTGGTAAAGACACTCTCCAAGTACTCCACCACTTCCCCTCCATTGTGAACATCGTCCAAGCGTCAATAAACCAGAGCCACACTCTCCTGGGTTACGTGGTGAAAGACCTCACTAGCGATTCCCAACTCCCCACAAGCTCCGATGATCCGCCCGAGTCATACAATTCCTTCATCCTGGAGCTTACCTCCGGCAAAATCCATGACCTCCAATCAAATACCCCGAAACAGGTCCGAATACAGTTCCTCTACAAGCAAAAGCCCCACAATCTCGAGAAATTCCTCGTCCTGATCCATCACGAGACCATCACCATGTACACGGCAACCCTCATCCCCTCGAACCCCGAAATTCAAGACCTCAAATCCGAGACAATTGTGAGAACATTCTTGTGGGCTCAATGGGACGCTACAAATCAAGTCCTCTACCACATCCACAACCGTCGGCCCCAGGTGAGCGTCATAACCGAGGATGATGACGAGCCCCTCCCAAAGCCCTCATCATCTCCAACGCTTAGCGGCCTCCAGTTCCACGACGAACTTCCCCACGAGACAGTCCTAAACATTCCCCTGAACCTCCCCCAACTCCCCACCTCCGGCTCCTGCGGAACCTACGAGGATGACGTAATTCCTCTGAGGGTGCACGACTGCTCACTAGATCTGATCGTCATCTCGGATAGTCGAGGAATGGTATGCGTCTGTCATCACTACCTTTACCGGCCGATTCAGCCCCCTCAGCACATGCTGGACGCCACCCTGAGCGACTCTAACACCGTTCACTTCGCTTATTCCGTGACGCTGTTGCATCACAGCTGCGTCATACACTGCGTAATCCCAGGAATCCCCTGGTCACAGGCGAAACTCATGCGGCCAACATTTTGTATTGCCGATGGCGGTGATTACATGATTGTCATAGTTCAGGGTTTCTTCACACATCTGCTGGAGATCGGTGTGACTCACGATCCTAGTTGTCATATTCTCTGTGGACCACTGTCAACGATTCCGGAGGCATCGTCGTACCTGGTGCCGTTGCTCACTCTCCCGACTACCTCATACAACCTCAAAGGAAAGAAAGGATTTCTAGCCGGACGGGAGGCCATTTCTAACACCCTGACCATAGACCTACCTACCCTGGACCTCGTTCCCCTCGACATATCTCCCGATTTTCTCATCGAGACCTTCACAAGGGAGACCTCGGTCCACGGAAGACTAGGTGTCATCCACTATTTCATGTGCCACAGACACGACTTCGAAGCCGTCGCCAATCTGTTCTCGATTATATCTGATAAACCAAAGTCCCTGAATGTCGTCCAGTTCATGCAGGAGATCCTCATCGGAGGATCGTACTCCATTGTGCAACGGAATTTGCTCCCGGACGCTGTTCCCCTCCTCTCTCTCCTACCGGTGACAACTGTCAAAGACTACTCATCATACGAGGTGAAGATCAACAATCTCGGAATTACCCTGAGCCACGAAAAGCTCTGGAACACCTCGGTGATGCTGTTGTCACCTCAACAAAGACTGGTCCCTTACAGAAGTGATCTCTGGACCAAGTTATGGGACAACCTGGGGAAGAGAAGCGAGAGCAAGCCTCGATTCAATCCCAGTCAGATCACTGACAAACTTCTGGTGTCTCTAGCTTGCTATCAGCCTGAGGcattgtccaggtgcagcacTCCCATGTCACCCAGTGGCGGTCTAGTTCTGGCGACTTCCTCTGCATCAGCACTAGCTTCGACATTggcaacagcttcgtctcctTTCGGTGAACACCTCATGTCCAATCGAGCCAACAAGATGTTGGATGCCGCACTTCCATTTGTGGAGATGGAAAACTGCACGGCTTCACGGCAGGAGCATGTGGTGTCCGTTAACCTGAGGGAGCTTTCGATGTATCTGTTGAAACATGCGACCAATACACCGGCAACTTCTTACGTTTCTTCCACTAGCCTTCAGGTCCACGCTGTGGCGACAAGATATGTTGCTGCGCAGCTCGAGAGCTCCAGGACGCTGTGTCAGATGCTCGCCCGGGCCGCCAGTGTGGATCCTAGGCTGGAGCAGGAGAGAGGCTTCATGCTCATTGAGCAGCTGGATGAGGCGAGGAGGGGACTCCTCTTCAGTTTGATGGAGAGGTACCGGTATGCCATTGAGATCATGGCATTCCCAGTGCCTCAGGGTTTCTCCTCTTTCTTCACGTATTTGGGGTACAGGTGCCTAAGGTACTCCATGTTTTTGCAGTATGTGGAGAGGGCTGTTTTCGAGCTGCAGGTGGATGTGGCCAAGATCATCATGGCAG ATATCGGTgacaccaaggaaactgtcaTAAAGAAGCTTCACCTCCTCTCGCTCCTTCCAAGATCTCGAGCGAAACGCCTACTTAATCAGTGGCTGCATCCTGCCAGTTTCATGCTGAGAGCCCGGGAGCACGCCACCAACATCCTCTCCGGAGAAGTATGCCAGAATCGAGGAAGAACATCTCAACACTGTCATCGACACAACGGTCTCGCTGCCTTTCCTTCTGCTGATCGTCTCTCACCTCTTGACACTTTTTTGGATCTCCTGACAGCCAAAGCTAGTCTCACAGAACTGGACTTCGGTCTTCTCATCGAAGCCACTGTCACGTCTACCGAGGACTTTTTATAA
- the LOC135160583 gene encoding heat shock factor protein 4-like isoform X1, with protein MHTVAELETNVPAFLGKLWKLVEDPETDDLICWSPNGRSFFIRNSAQFARELLPHYYKHNNMASFVRQLNMYGFHKKVSVDLGGLKCDRDEMEFAHQYFIKDHSYLLEHIKRKIANKSQDSHMPMKAEVMNKVLSEVRTMRGRQEHMDTRLGAMKRENEALWRELAMWRRKHLKQREIVNKLIHFLVTLVQPGTRGSGLLVKRSYPLMIDGHQRCKQPKMSKAHASPTGPTIHELDGEHDADSQYIVAEMLENQAPSIQSPATSHADLDEDETETIYHTADETVDREIRLLEAQEAAVKKQLSMQPKKKRKNKMPVKILIPSTQAGEKSRQETLLLDVNPEEEVLPIARLENKIKQKPKAVPMKTVRSSKLTAMAANINTVNSGEDSEIEEPKENLDVDLNDILSIPEGTDKQDEAKSKTNRTKETEMRQMPNVYQQVDQDPSSSAKTKDLSLSRVNPSGPEANYRLGSMEEVGSHLETMQTELDNLRDILRGECYSFDANALLGLFEGDDPMSFGIPMNPELNPNQRDRDDDDHLCDDTGVTGGELMAYNPSPSLLEFDEDIFGESNPMNSPDNPTSIQNLYSSDPLGLEDSKEALLEALANDNNGTSSTNS; from the exons ATGCACACAGTCGCGGAGCTTGAGACCAATGTCCCGGCTTTTCTGGGGAAGCTCTGGAAACTCGTCGAGGATCCGGAGACTGATGACCTTATTTGCTGGTCTCCC AATGGCCGGAGCTTTTTCATCCGCAATTCCGCTCAATTTGCTCGGGAACTGTTGCCGCATTACTACAAACACAACAACATGGCCAGTTTCGTAAGACAGTTGAATATGT ATGGTTTTCACAAAAAAGTATCGGTAGACTTAGGTGGGCTCAAATGCGACAGGGATGAGATGGAATTTGCTCATCAGTATTTCATCAAGGATCATTCATATCTCCTGGAGCATATTAAACGCAAG ATCGCGAATAAATCTCAGGACTCACACATGCCGATGAAAGCCGAGGTGATGAATAAAGTGTTGTCAGAAGTTCGAACTATGCGAGGTAGACAAGAGCATATGGATACTCGCCTGGGTGCGATGAAGCGAGAGAACGAGGCCCTGTGGAGGGAGTTGGCAATGTGGAGACGAAAGCACCTCAAGCAGCGGGAGATTGTCAACAAACTTATACATTTCCTGGTCACCCTGGTCCAGCCTGGTACCAGGGGTAGTGGCCTCTTGGTCAAGAGGAGTTATCCCTTGATGATTGATGGTCACCAGAGATGCAAGCAGCCCAAGATGTCAAAG GCACATGCGTCACCCACTGGGCCTACAATTCACGAGCTGGATGGAGAACATGATGCGGACTCTCAATACATCGTGGCTGA AATGCTGGAGAACCAGGCCCCATCGATTCAAAGTCCAGCAACTAGCCACGCAGATCTCGATGAGGATGAGACCGAGACAATCTATCACACAGCCGACGAGACAGTTGACCGGGAGATTCGTCTGCTGGAGGCACAGGAAGCAGCAGTGAAGAAGCAGCTCAGCATGCAACCCAAGAAGAA GAGGAAAAACAAGATGCCTGTCAAAATTCTGATACCATCGACGCAGGCTGGGGAGAAATCGAg GCAAGAAACATTATTGCTCGATGTGAATCCCGAGGAGGAAGTCCTTCCCATTGCCCGTCTGGAGAACAAGATTAAACAAAAACCAAAGGCGGTGCCAATGAAGACAGTGAGAAGTTCCAAGCTCACAGCTATGGCTGCCAACATCAACACTGTCAATTCTGGTGAGGATTCGGAGATTGAGGAGCCCAAGGAGAATCTGGATGTAGATCTCAACGACATTCTGAGCATTCCCGAGGGAACAGATAAACAAGACGAAGCAAAGTCCAAGACGAACAGAACCAAGGAGACGGAGATGAGACAAATGCCCAATGTTTATCAGCAAGTTGATCAGGATCCTTCCTCCAGTGCTAAGACTAAAGATTTGTCGTTGAGTCGAGTCAATCCCTCGGGACCTGAAGCTAACTACAGGTTAGGATCGAT GGAGGAAGTGGGCAGTCATCTGGAGACGATGCAAACTGAACTGGATAATCTTCGCGATATACTTCGTGGTGAATGCTACAGTTTTGACGCCAACGCATTGCTCGGA CTTTTTGAAGGTGATGATCCAATGTCGTTTGGAATTCCCATGAATCCTGAGTTGAATCCAAACCAACGTGATAGGGATGATGATGATCACCTGTGTG ATGATACTGGAGTCACTGGCGGGGAACTCATGGCCTATAACCCCTCGCCCAGTCTTCTTGAGTTCGATGAGGATATTTTTGGAGAATCAAATCCAATGAACAGTCCGGATAATCCAACCAGCATTCAAAATCTCTACAGTTCGGATCCCCTCGGCCTTGAGGACAGTAAGGAAGCTCTTCTAGAGGCACTAGCAAATGATAACAACGGCACCTCATCCACCAATTCGTAG
- the LOC135160583 gene encoding heat shock factor protein-like isoform X3 has product MHTVAELETNVPAFLGKLWKLVEDPETDDLICWSPNGRSFFIRNSAQFARELLPHYYKHNNMASFVRQLNMYGFHKKVSVDLGGLKCDRDEMEFAHQYFIKDHSYLLEHIKRKIANKSQDSHMPMKAEVMNKVLSEVRTMRGRQEHMDTRLGAMKRENEALWRELAMWRRKHLKQREIVNKLIHFLVTLVQPGTRGSGLLVKRSYPLMIDGHQRCKQPKMSKAHASPTGPTIHELDGEHDADSQYIVAEMLENQAPSIQSPATSHADLDEDETETIYHTADETVDREIRLLEAQEAAVKKQLSMQPKKKQETLLLDVNPEEEVLPIARLENKIKQKPKAVPMKTVRSSKLTAMAANINTVNSGEDSEIEEPKENLDVDLNDILSIPEGTDKQDEAKSKTNRTKETEMRQMPNVYQQVDQDPSSSAKTKDLSLSRVNPSGPEANYRLGSMEEVGSHLETMQTELDNLRDILRGECYSFDANALLGLFEGDDPMSFGIPMNPELNPNQRDRDDDDHLCDDTGVTGGELMAYNPSPSLLEFDEDIFGESNPMNSPDNPTSIQNLYSSDPLGLEDSKEALLEALANDNNGTSSTNS; this is encoded by the exons ATGCACACAGTCGCGGAGCTTGAGACCAATGTCCCGGCTTTTCTGGGGAAGCTCTGGAAACTCGTCGAGGATCCGGAGACTGATGACCTTATTTGCTGGTCTCCC AATGGCCGGAGCTTTTTCATCCGCAATTCCGCTCAATTTGCTCGGGAACTGTTGCCGCATTACTACAAACACAACAACATGGCCAGTTTCGTAAGACAGTTGAATATGT ATGGTTTTCACAAAAAAGTATCGGTAGACTTAGGTGGGCTCAAATGCGACAGGGATGAGATGGAATTTGCTCATCAGTATTTCATCAAGGATCATTCATATCTCCTGGAGCATATTAAACGCAAG ATCGCGAATAAATCTCAGGACTCACACATGCCGATGAAAGCCGAGGTGATGAATAAAGTGTTGTCAGAAGTTCGAACTATGCGAGGTAGACAAGAGCATATGGATACTCGCCTGGGTGCGATGAAGCGAGAGAACGAGGCCCTGTGGAGGGAGTTGGCAATGTGGAGACGAAAGCACCTCAAGCAGCGGGAGATTGTCAACAAACTTATACATTTCCTGGTCACCCTGGTCCAGCCTGGTACCAGGGGTAGTGGCCTCTTGGTCAAGAGGAGTTATCCCTTGATGATTGATGGTCACCAGAGATGCAAGCAGCCCAAGATGTCAAAG GCACATGCGTCACCCACTGGGCCTACAATTCACGAGCTGGATGGAGAACATGATGCGGACTCTCAATACATCGTGGCTGA AATGCTGGAGAACCAGGCCCCATCGATTCAAAGTCCAGCAACTAGCCACGCAGATCTCGATGAGGATGAGACCGAGACAATCTATCACACAGCCGACGAGACAGTTGACCGGGAGATTCGTCTGCTGGAGGCACAGGAAGCAGCAGTGAAGAAGCAGCTCAGCATGCAACCCAAGAAGAA GCAAGAAACATTATTGCTCGATGTGAATCCCGAGGAGGAAGTCCTTCCCATTGCCCGTCTGGAGAACAAGATTAAACAAAAACCAAAGGCGGTGCCAATGAAGACAGTGAGAAGTTCCAAGCTCACAGCTATGGCTGCCAACATCAACACTGTCAATTCTGGTGAGGATTCGGAGATTGAGGAGCCCAAGGAGAATCTGGATGTAGATCTCAACGACATTCTGAGCATTCCCGAGGGAACAGATAAACAAGACGAAGCAAAGTCCAAGACGAACAGAACCAAGGAGACGGAGATGAGACAAATGCCCAATGTTTATCAGCAAGTTGATCAGGATCCTTCCTCCAGTGCTAAGACTAAAGATTTGTCGTTGAGTCGAGTCAATCCCTCGGGACCTGAAGCTAACTACAGGTTAGGATCGAT GGAGGAAGTGGGCAGTCATCTGGAGACGATGCAAACTGAACTGGATAATCTTCGCGATATACTTCGTGGTGAATGCTACAGTTTTGACGCCAACGCATTGCTCGGA CTTTTTGAAGGTGATGATCCAATGTCGTTTGGAATTCCCATGAATCCTGAGTTGAATCCAAACCAACGTGATAGGGATGATGATGATCACCTGTGTG ATGATACTGGAGTCACTGGCGGGGAACTCATGGCCTATAACCCCTCGCCCAGTCTTCTTGAGTTCGATGAGGATATTTTTGGAGAATCAAATCCAATGAACAGTCCGGATAATCCAACCAGCATTCAAAATCTCTACAGTTCGGATCCCCTCGGCCTTGAGGACAGTAAGGAAGCTCTTCTAGAGGCACTAGCAAATGATAACAACGGCACCTCATCCACCAATTCGTAG
- the LOC135160583 gene encoding heat shock factor protein 4-like isoform X2, which produces MHTVAELETNVPAFLGKLWKLVEDPETDDLICWSPNGRSFFIRNSAQFARELLPHYYKHNNMASFVRQLNMYGFHKKVSVDLGGLKCDRDEMEFAHQYFIKDHSYLLEHIKRKIANKSQDSHMPMKAEVMNKVLSEVRTMRGRQEHMDTRLGAMKRENEALWRELAMWRRKHLKQREIVNKLIHFLVTLVQPGTRGSGLLVKRSYPLMIDGHQRCKQPKMSKAHASPTGPTIHELDGEHDADSQYIVAEMLENQAPSIQSPATSHADLDEDETETIYHTADETVDREIRLLEAQEAAVKKQLSMQPKKKRKNKMPVKILIPSTQAGEKSRQETLLLDVNPEEEVLPIARLENKIKQKPKAVPMKTVRSSKLTAMAANINTVNSGEDSEIEEPKENLDVDLNDILSIPEGTDKQDEAKSKTNRTKETEMRQMPNVYQQVDQDPSSSAKTKDLSLSRVNPSGPEANYREEVGSHLETMQTELDNLRDILRGECYSFDANALLGLFEGDDPMSFGIPMNPELNPNQRDRDDDDHLCDDTGVTGGELMAYNPSPSLLEFDEDIFGESNPMNSPDNPTSIQNLYSSDPLGLEDSKEALLEALANDNNGTSSTNS; this is translated from the exons ATGCACACAGTCGCGGAGCTTGAGACCAATGTCCCGGCTTTTCTGGGGAAGCTCTGGAAACTCGTCGAGGATCCGGAGACTGATGACCTTATTTGCTGGTCTCCC AATGGCCGGAGCTTTTTCATCCGCAATTCCGCTCAATTTGCTCGGGAACTGTTGCCGCATTACTACAAACACAACAACATGGCCAGTTTCGTAAGACAGTTGAATATGT ATGGTTTTCACAAAAAAGTATCGGTAGACTTAGGTGGGCTCAAATGCGACAGGGATGAGATGGAATTTGCTCATCAGTATTTCATCAAGGATCATTCATATCTCCTGGAGCATATTAAACGCAAG ATCGCGAATAAATCTCAGGACTCACACATGCCGATGAAAGCCGAGGTGATGAATAAAGTGTTGTCAGAAGTTCGAACTATGCGAGGTAGACAAGAGCATATGGATACTCGCCTGGGTGCGATGAAGCGAGAGAACGAGGCCCTGTGGAGGGAGTTGGCAATGTGGAGACGAAAGCACCTCAAGCAGCGGGAGATTGTCAACAAACTTATACATTTCCTGGTCACCCTGGTCCAGCCTGGTACCAGGGGTAGTGGCCTCTTGGTCAAGAGGAGTTATCCCTTGATGATTGATGGTCACCAGAGATGCAAGCAGCCCAAGATGTCAAAG GCACATGCGTCACCCACTGGGCCTACAATTCACGAGCTGGATGGAGAACATGATGCGGACTCTCAATACATCGTGGCTGA AATGCTGGAGAACCAGGCCCCATCGATTCAAAGTCCAGCAACTAGCCACGCAGATCTCGATGAGGATGAGACCGAGACAATCTATCACACAGCCGACGAGACAGTTGACCGGGAGATTCGTCTGCTGGAGGCACAGGAAGCAGCAGTGAAGAAGCAGCTCAGCATGCAACCCAAGAAGAA GAGGAAAAACAAGATGCCTGTCAAAATTCTGATACCATCGACGCAGGCTGGGGAGAAATCGAg GCAAGAAACATTATTGCTCGATGTGAATCCCGAGGAGGAAGTCCTTCCCATTGCCCGTCTGGAGAACAAGATTAAACAAAAACCAAAGGCGGTGCCAATGAAGACAGTGAGAAGTTCCAAGCTCACAGCTATGGCTGCCAACATCAACACTGTCAATTCTGGTGAGGATTCGGAGATTGAGGAGCCCAAGGAGAATCTGGATGTAGATCTCAACGACATTCTGAGCATTCCCGAGGGAACAGATAAACAAGACGAAGCAAAGTCCAAGACGAACAGAACCAAGGAGACGGAGATGAGACAAATGCCCAATGTTTATCAGCAAGTTGATCAGGATCCTTCCTCCAGTGCTAAGACTAAAGATTTGTCGTTGAGTCGAGTCAATCCCTCGGGACCTGAAGCTAACTACAG GGAGGAAGTGGGCAGTCATCTGGAGACGATGCAAACTGAACTGGATAATCTTCGCGATATACTTCGTGGTGAATGCTACAGTTTTGACGCCAACGCATTGCTCGGA CTTTTTGAAGGTGATGATCCAATGTCGTTTGGAATTCCCATGAATCCTGAGTTGAATCCAAACCAACGTGATAGGGATGATGATGATCACCTGTGTG ATGATACTGGAGTCACTGGCGGGGAACTCATGGCCTATAACCCCTCGCCCAGTCTTCTTGAGTTCGATGAGGATATTTTTGGAGAATCAAATCCAATGAACAGTCCGGATAATCCAACCAGCATTCAAAATCTCTACAGTTCGGATCCCCTCGGCCTTGAGGACAGTAAGGAAGCTCTTCTAGAGGCACTAGCAAATGATAACAACGGCACCTCATCCACCAATTCGTAG